The following is a genomic window from Candidatus Bathyarchaeota archaeon.
CCCAAGCAGGTTTATCGATATAAGCGAACCGACTAAGATGCCTAAAAACCCTATTTCCAGAGGCACGTTGAAGAGAACCGCCAGATACCCTCCGACTATAGCTGAGACTATGAGCGTCTCCGCTAAGAGAGCCACTATGAGCGAGCCTCTAAACTTTCTTCTGGCTATGAGAAACCCTACAGCGGTCGCTATCAGATTCGCCAGGCTTCCGCCTACGATATCTACTATTCCATAGCCTCCGTATAGGTTGGCTATAGCGCAGCCTATGGTGGTCCCTGCGATCACAGGTAAGCCCATTATCGTCGAGAGCGCGAGCAAGGCATCGGCGACCCTGACCTGATAGATGTAGAACGATATCGGAGCTAAGGCTACTACACCGACCGTGTAGGCGGCTGCGGTCATGGCGGTCAAAGCGACAGCCTTAATCCTCGATTTAGTTTTCGGCAACGCTGCCCTCTCTCTAGCCACGTATACTCCTCCCTTATTAAACATCTAGGCTTAGCGATTTCCAATAAAGAAACCGCCCTCTAATGAACTTTACCATTCCCTTTTTAAACTACCCATCTCTTGATCATGTATATAGAGTTGAGGATTAAGCGTCTAGTCGTCGGAAGGCTTAGGACAAACTGCTACATCGTAGAATGCGGATACGACGAAGCATTAGTCATAGACCCAGGCGGCTCACCCATGACGATCGTCAGGGAGGTGCTTAGACGTAGTTTAAAAGTTCCTTTGATCGTTATAACGCATGGTCATCCAGACCACTACTTAGCATATAGAGAGGTAAAAAACGCCTTAGGCTCTAAGGTAGTGTTTCACGAGGCCGATATATGGGTGGCCGAACAACTAGGCCCACCGGTCGAACCGGATATACACGTGGACGAAGGCTCGGTCCTCAAAGTAGGGAGCTCAGAGTTTAAGGTCTTGCATACACCTGGGCATTCGCCTGGGAGCATATCTCTTCTCGGCGACGGCTTGATATTCACAGGCGACACTTTGTTCAGAATGGGCTACGGTAGAACCGACCTGCCTGGAGGCTCCTATGAGACGCTCGTGGAAAGTCTCCGTAGGCTTTTGGCTTTAGACGAGAGACTTAGAGTTTACCCTGGTCATGGACCTTGGACGACCATAGGTGCCGAAAAGCTGTTCTACGAGAGGCTTAGGCATGACGAGTTCTTTTAAACTTTAATAGATGAAGCTGGGTAGTAGGTTTTCAGGTTGACTGGTTCACCGTCTAAAGCGTTGCTGGGAATGGTCAAGACTAATCCGCATGACCATAGCCTATACTTGCTTAAGCTAAGGGAGTTTAGGGCCTTAGCCGAAGCGGCGGGGTATATAGTCTGTGGCTTGGTGATTCAGGTTAGGCTTAAGGAGAGCGTTAACTATGCCTTCGGCAAGGGTAAGGTCGAGGAGATAAAGGAACTTGTAAGGGCTAAGGACGTCGACGTCTTCGCGGTCTACAACATCTTGACGAGTAAGCAGAAGTATAACCTCGAAAGGACCCTGGGGGTTAGGGTTCTCGACCGGTATGAGCTTACGCTCGAAATATTCGAGAAGGCTAGCTCAGACGAGCTTTCTAAGCTTCAGATAGAGCTTGCAAGGCTTATGAAGCTATATCCGTATGAGAAGCTGAGGGCTGCTATGCGGTATCGCATCGGTAGGGAGCATCCCTGGCTTAGGTCGAGCGGCGAGTACATATACCACTCGATCGTCAACTCTCTGAGACGTAGGATGGCTAAGGTTCGAGATAAGCTTGAGAGACGTAAACGTTTCAGGATAGAGCAGATAGTTAAACGACGTAAGCTAGGCTCCCCTATAGTGTGCATAGCTGGGTACTATAGCAGCGGTAAGACGACGCTGTTCAACGCTTTGACGGGTTTGGATAAGCCCGTGAGCCCCAAGCCCTTCACAACCCTTTCGAGTAAATACTACCTTATAAATGGGTTTAAGGGGCTTGGGAAAGACGTATTCATAGTCGATACGATAGGTTTCGTGCACGACCTAGACCCTAAGATGCTCGAGGCATTCGAGCTTACGCTTAACGACATAAGGTTTTCAGACCTCGTCCTTCTGGTGGTCGACTGCTCAGACCCAGAGCCTATAATGATGCTTAGGTTATCGACCTGTCTAGAGATTCTTGAAAGCCTTGGAGTCGAGGACGAGAGGATCGTGGTGGCTCTGAACAAAATAGACCTTGTGAACGGTGACGAGTTGGCTGAACGTTTAAAACTGGTGACCAACCGGGTTAACCCGGCTCCGGTAATACCGATCTCGGCTAGAAGAGGTTTAAACCTGGACCTGCTTATGGGCTCTATTTTCTCTAAGCTACAATCCACCTTAAGTAGTCAACTAACTTTAAAGACGCGGCTTTCTTAGTTGCGTTTTAACCGGTATCTGGTGAATTAAACTAATTAACCGTTCATATGTAGAAACGGCTGAAGCAGAGGATGTTATCCTGGTATTAAGGGTTCTCTCATGAGCCGCGTAACGTCTGTAGAGCTGGACGAGGAGGATGCGAAGTATATAGAGGACCTAATAAGAGAGGGACGTATAAGGTCCCTCAAGGAATTCGTAGAGAAATGTGTCAAATTCGGGAAGAAGTACACTCTCGACAGGTGGCAGCCAGGGGTCTTCAACGTAGGACCGGTTAGGATGGTTATAATTCCAAAAAGAGTCTTGGAATCGCTCATCTCTAAGCTCTCCGAGAAGGACTATGAGGCCGTCGGCCGTGAGATGGGTGAAATACTACGCTCCCTCTTCTTCCTATACTACCGGATGACTCCTGAGGAAAACCCGGAATTGGCGTTGAAAGCTATGTCTGAGAACGGTATAGGAGAGTTCATCCTAGATGATGATGGTTTTATAAAAGTTTTCCACTCTGTATTCCCGTCTAAACTTGTTAAAGCATACCTCGAAACAGCCTTGAACGTCGAACTCGAGGACATCGAACTCAAAATAGATGTGCAGATGTTTAAGGTAATCGAATGGAATAAAGAGTTTTAAACCGTTTTATACAGGGCCATGTTAGATCTATAAATCTATACAAATCCATCTAAAATTATAGACTAGCAGCTCTCTTAAACAAAAACATCAAACTCAAGCCTGTTTAAACAAAATATCCGCGAAAAATGGCTTTTTCGGCGAAAAAGGGTAAAATTTAAATTCTTTCGTCTAAAAAATCGCTTTGATGAAGAATAAATTTTTCGAAGCTATGGATATGGAGTCGTTCCTCAGAGAGCCTCACATAGTCAATTACATAGGTGTGATAAACTCGTATCTGGATAAGGCGGTTAGCGACTATTTTCCCATGCTAAGAGATATGTCTAGATACGCCATCCGTGGTGGTGGCAAGCGCATAAGACCTCTTCTCGCGGTTCTATCTTGCGAAGCGGTCGGTGGAGACCCTAAACTAGCCATACCCGTAGCCGTGGCCTACGAGCTCGCCCATACGGCTGCGCTTATACAGGACGATGTCTTAGATAGGTCGCCTAAGAGACGGGGTAAACCCTCGGTCTGGAAGCTCTACAGCCTAGGAGAAGCCATACTACTCTCAGACCTGTTCCTATTCGAGATATATGGTGTCATAGCTGAGTACGAGAACCTGAACCTGCCGCCTAAACGACTCTACAGGCTTCTGAGGCTGATAAGGGAGTCTGCTAAAAACGCTGCGTGGGGTGAGCTTTTAGACCTTGAGCTGGCTAAGAAGAGCTACGTGACGGTGGAAGAGTACTTGGAGATGATAAAGTTCAAAACCGGTAGTCTCCTAGCTGCTCCGGCGGCTGCTGGGGCCATAGTCGCGGGTGCTTCTGAAAGCTATGTGCAAGCCCTATATCTGTTCGCAGAAAAAATCGGCATGGCGTATCAGATTCAAGACGATATTTTAGATGTAGTCGGTTCTGAGAAGGAGATGGGTAAGCCTATCTTCCTCGACCTTAAAGCCGGTAAGAAGAGCGTCGTCTTAATACATGCTATGCAGAACGCTACAGGAGATGAGAGGCGGTTCCTGGAGAGTATCATGTTCAAAAACCTGAGTAAACGCGATGTCGAGAAGGTCCGGCGGATAATCGATAGATTAGGCTCCGTGGTCTACGCCAGGGAGCTGAGCTTCAAACTGGCCGAGGAGGGTAGACGATATCTAAGGCTTCTGAAACCCAGCATGGCTAGAGACGCTTTGTTGAAGCTGTCCTATGTAGCCGTGAACAGGTATGCCTAAAAGGGTTTAACCCTAAGCGCCTTAATTCCTTTATCC
Proteins encoded in this region:
- a CDS encoding QueT transporter family protein, with translation MARERAALPKTKSRIKAVALTAMTAAAYTVGVVALAPISFYIYQVRVADALLALSTIMGLPVIAGTTIGCAIANLYGGYGIVDIVGGSLANLIATAVGFLIARRKFRGSLIVALLAETLIVSAIVGGYLAVLFNVPLEIGFLGILVGSLISINLLGYGLVKVLKRVGHTFKTV
- a CDS encoding MBL fold metallo-hydrolase, whose protein sequence is MYIELRIKRLVVGRLRTNCYIVECGYDEALVIDPGGSPMTIVREVLRRSLKVPLIVITHGHPDHYLAYREVKNALGSKVVFHEADIWVAEQLGPPVEPDIHVDEGSVLKVGSSEFKVLHTPGHSPGSISLLGDGLIFTGDTLFRMGYGRTDLPGGSYETLVESLRRLLALDERLRVYPGHGPWTTIGAEKLFYERLRHDEFF
- a CDS encoding GTPase HflX; the protein is MTGSPSKALLGMVKTNPHDHSLYLLKLREFRALAEAAGYIVCGLVIQVRLKESVNYAFGKGKVEEIKELVRAKDVDVFAVYNILTSKQKYNLERTLGVRVLDRYELTLEIFEKASSDELSKLQIELARLMKLYPYEKLRAAMRYRIGREHPWLRSSGEYIYHSIVNSLRRRMAKVRDKLERRKRFRIEQIVKRRKLGSPIVCIAGYYSSGKTTLFNALTGLDKPVSPKPFTTLSSKYYLINGFKGLGKDVFIVDTIGFVHDLDPKMLEAFELTLNDIRFSDLVLLVVDCSDPEPIMMLRLSTCLEILESLGVEDERIVVALNKIDLVNGDELAERLKLVTNRVNPAPVIPISARRGLNLDLLMGSIFSKLQSTLSSQLTLKTRLS
- a CDS encoding polyprenyl synthetase family protein; this translates as MKNKFFEAMDMESFLREPHIVNYIGVINSYLDKAVSDYFPMLRDMSRYAIRGGGKRIRPLLAVLSCEAVGGDPKLAIPVAVAYELAHTAALIQDDVLDRSPKRRGKPSVWKLYSLGEAILLSDLFLFEIYGVIAEYENLNLPPKRLYRLLRLIRESAKNAAWGELLDLELAKKSYVTVEEYLEMIKFKTGSLLAAPAAAGAIVAGASESYVQALYLFAEKIGMAYQIQDDILDVVGSEKEMGKPIFLDLKAGKKSVVLIHAMQNATGDERRFLESIMFKNLSKRDVEKVRRIIDRLGSVVYARELSFKLAEEGRRYLRLLKPSMARDALLKLSYVAVNRYA